The following nucleotide sequence is from Cicer arietinum cultivar CDC Frontier isolate Library 1 chromosome 2, Cicar.CDCFrontier_v2.0, whole genome shotgun sequence.
aaatcaattttattaaaaatttataaaagttaatcATTAACTATATAAAGCAACTAAAGAGTAAAAACAAACAACTAATATcgttaattaagaaaaaaaaacaaatcatacAATATGATTCGTTACATTTCTCTTGTGGTGTTTGTTTTATGTACTGTGTCCACATATGctatgaaagttgtagatattcACACCATTTGCAAGGATGTAAACGTTAACACTTCATTTTGCATAACTCTACTCAAATCAAAGCAAGGTGCAGATCTTGTTACCCTTGCTCAATACACCATTGATGATTTACAGATTGAAGTGAACAACACAGTCAATCTTATCAAGACACTAATTCATCAATATGATAAAGATCCTGAAGCAAAATCTCATTATGTGGAATGTTTTGATCTTTTTGGTGGGCCAAATGGTGCTGTTTCTAATTTTGAAGACATGGAAAACTCCTTGAAAGGTGGAGATTACGATGGGATGACAGAGGCAGTATACGGTGTTTTGGTCGCTTATGAATCTTGTATTGAAGGAGAATCACCAGGTGAAATACCTTATCCGGATAAATCTTTGCTCCCAAAGTATGCTAAAGTTGTTGAGAACGTTGCTTATATTATCCTTGCTATAACAAAATTTTTGAAGAGGAATGTTTAGTTTGCAATTTGTATTTTTCTGAATAATGCTACAATAAATGAGTCAAATTTGACTGtcacaaaatt
It contains:
- the LOC140919457 gene encoding uncharacterized protein, whose product is MIRYISLVVFVLCTVSTYAMKVVDIHTICKDVNVNTSFCITLLKSKQGADLVTLAQYTIDDLQIEVNNTVNLIKTLIHQYDKDPEAKSHYVECFDLFGGPNGAVSNFEDMENSLKGGDYDGMTEAVYGVLVAYESCIEGESPGEIPYPDKSLLPKYAKVVENVAYIILAITKFLKRNV